GAACGGGATGATTTCAAAAAACGCTTCGAGACTGGCCGGGCCATCTACATCCACGAGATCATCTATCCCCTGATCCAGGCCTACGACTCTGTGGCCCTAGAGACCGATGTGGAACTGGGAGGAACGGATCAACTCTTCAATCTTTTGGTGGGCCGGGAGATCCAGCGGGAATACGGCCAGGAGCCCCAGGTGATCCTCACCGTGCCTATTCTGGAGGGCCTGGACGGCGTCCAGAAGATGTCCAAGAGCCTGGGAAACTATGTGGGCATCACCGAACCCCCCCAGGAGATGTTCGGAAAGCTCATGTCCATCTCCGACGACCTCATGTGGCGCTATTACGAGCTTCTTACCGATCTTCCCCTCCCGGAGATCGAGGCCCTCAAGCAGGCGGTGGCCGCAGGGCGGGAACATCCGAAGGAGGTCAAGAAACGCCTGGCCATGATGATTGTGACCCAGTTTCACTCCGAGGCTGCGGCCCGGGAGGCCGCCGAAGAGTTCGAACGGGTCTTTACCCGAAAGGAGATCCCTAAGGAGGCCCCGGAGATCCGGGTGGCCCCGGGCCGGATCTGGCTCCCGGGGCTCCTCAAGGAGGCCGGTCTGGTCAAAAGCACCTCCGAGGGCAAACGTTTGGTGGCCCAGGGAGCGATTAAGACCCTGGAAGGGGTGGCCCTTCCCGAAGAATATGCCTTTTCTCCGGGGGAGACCTACCTCCGGGTAGGCAAGAAACGTTTTCTCAAAGTGGTTGTCGGCTGAGGTGGCCTTTCAGACCGGAGAGGTCATTCTGGCCCCGCTTGCGGGCTACACCCACTCCCCCTTTCGGCGGCTCCTCCGCAGGCTCGGAGCCGACCGCACTTGGACCGAACTGGTCAGCGCGGAGATGATCCTCCAGAAGGGCCTCGAGGATCCCCTCTGTTACTTTACGGAGGCCGAGCGCCCCCTGGTCTTTCAGCTCTTTGGGGCCGATCCGGAAAAGATCTTCCGGGCCGCAGAGCGGGTAGCCCGAGAACTTCGACCGGACGCCCTGGACCTCAACGCCGGCTGTCCGGTGCGCAAGGTGGTCTCCCGGGGGGCCGGGGCCGCCCTTCTCAAGGACCCCGAGCGCCTAGCGGCCTGTGCCCAGGCCCTGGCCGAAGCCGCCCGCCGCGCGG
This portion of the Thermosulfurimonas marina genome encodes:
- the tyrS gene encoding tyrosine--tRNA ligase; translation: MKNLEPEEALEYLKRGTVDIIEEEELLAKLRRSAETGRPLRVKAGFDPTAPDLHLGHTVLLRKMRHFQDLGHMVYFLIGDFTAMIGDPSGRSETRPPLTREEIQENARTYADQVFKILDPERTQVVFNSQWMSRMTAEDFIRLCAKYTVARMLERDDFKKRFETGRAIYIHEIIYPLIQAYDSVALETDVELGGTDQLFNLLVGREIQREYGQEPQVILTVPILEGLDGVQKMSKSLGNYVGITEPPQEMFGKLMSISDDLMWRYYELLTDLPLPEIEALKQAVAAGREHPKEVKKRLAMMIVTQFHSEAAAREAAEEFERVFTRKEIPKEAPEIRVAPGRIWLPGLLKEAGLVKSTSEGKRLVAQGAIKTLEGVALPEEYAFSPGETYLRVGKKRFLKVVVG